The Paraburkholderia bonniea genome includes a window with the following:
- a CDS encoding glutathione S-transferase: MIKLCGFPLSNYYNKVKFVLLEHQIAFEEVLVMPGQDALLLKHSPLGKVPYIQTEEGDLSESEVILEYLAARFPDKPIFARDPWEAAKERELITYVELYLELIARELYKEAFFGGTVTDDTRTRVEKLLLHHLPGFQRLAKFGPYLRGAHFSVADIAGYVSLPLVGIATQKIYGRDFLLEAGIDWKAYVGQIETRPAARRVSDDRKNYVESVRSQ, encoded by the coding sequence ATGATTAAGCTGTGTGGTTTCCCGCTGTCCAACTACTACAACAAAGTCAAATTTGTGCTGCTTGAACATCAGATTGCATTCGAGGAAGTTCTGGTGATGCCTGGGCAGGATGCATTGCTGCTGAAACACTCTCCGCTTGGCAAAGTGCCTTATATCCAGACTGAAGAGGGTGACCTGAGCGAATCGGAGGTGATTCTTGAATATCTTGCTGCGCGCTTTCCCGACAAACCGATCTTCGCGCGAGACCCATGGGAAGCCGCGAAAGAACGTGAGCTGATTACCTATGTCGAACTGTATCTCGAGCTAATCGCACGTGAGTTGTACAAGGAAGCGTTTTTTGGCGGCACCGTAACCGACGATACCCGCACACGTGTTGAAAAGCTGCTGCTGCATCATCTGCCGGGCTTTCAGCGTCTGGCGAAATTCGGACCGTATTTGCGCGGGGCTCATTTCAGCGTGGCCGATATTGCCGGATATGTCAGCTTGCCGTTGGTCGGCATAGCGACGCAGAAAATTTATGGGCGTGATTTTCTGCTGGAAGCGGGCATCGACTGGAAAGCGTACGTGGGGCAGATCGAGACGCGGCCTGCAGCACGGCGCGTCTCGGATGACCGGAAAAACTACGTCGAAAGTGTTCGTAGCCAGTAG